The nucleotide window GATTGATTGTATTCGTTTTTAGAATTATTGTATATATCATCATAAAATTTTATGTTAAACGTTTTATTAAAATTGATATTTTTTAACGTATATTTTATATATTATTACATTTTATCGGTTTTGTAATATTAACGAAATTCCTTAAAGATGGAAATAAAGCCAAAAAAACACAGTCCTCTGACAGAGGACTGTGTTTTCTGTTTTCTTGAAAGGCAATACACCTTGTTTTAATACCACCGCGTCATCGGCAGATCATTGTTGCAGCCTTTCGTCATCAAGACTTGATGCAAGTCGATATTGCCGATATAGAAAGCAACAGCACAGCCGCAAAGATATAAATCCCACATGCGGACAAATTCGCTGCCGCGTTCAGCCTCCACCTGATCATGAACCTTTCGAAAATTATCATACCAGCATAATAATGTTTTATAATAATGGCGCCGCAAGCTTTCCACATCAAGAACACGGAATTCCGTATCATAAGCGAGATCGATGATTTCCCGCAAAGACGGTAAGGTGCCGCCGGGAAAAATATACTTGCGCATCCACGGATTGCTGACGCGCTCATCAAGGCCACTGATGTAGTGCAGCAAGAACAAGCCGCCGTCGACTAAAAGATGCTCTGCCGTTTCCATATAAGTCATGTAGTTGGAACGGCCAACATGTTCCAACATGCCGACACTGACGACACGGTCAAATTTCCACTTCGTCTCCGGTAAATCCCGGTAATCGGCCAATTCGATCTGTACCTGCTCTTCAAGTCCCAGTTCCCTGATCCGTTCCTGTCCCTTATGCCATTGTTCCCTGCTTAGGGTACAACCATACCCTCGAACGCCATATTTCTTTGCCGCTTCAATGAGCAAATATCCCCAGCCACAGCCAATATCCAGTAAACGCATGCCCTTTTCCAGATGGAGCTTTTCCAAAATATAATGGACCTTTTGCTGCTGCGCCATCTCCAACGTATCCGCGTCGCCCTTAAAATATGCGCATGAATAGCTCATGGACGGGTCAAGCCACAATTGATAAAAGTCATTGCCCAAGTCATAATGTGACGAAACCTGCTGCTTTTGACTCCCCTTGGATTCCGATTGGAATAAAAGTCCTTTCAATCCTTTTCGATCAAGAGAAAAGCGGTCATTTTGCTTCAACATGCATTTCAACGCCGTAAATAAGTCGCCTTCAATATCAATATCCCGACGCATGTACGCTTCTCCCAAAGCCAATGATGTCGAAGCAAGCAAGTCCTTCTTAGGAATATCTTTGTTGACAACTAACGTAAATACCGGCGTTCCTTCACCGATCGTGTAGGTTTCGCCATGGAGACGAACGGAAAAACAAAATTGATCAAAGCGGTGAAGATAATGGATAAAAAAACTATCTAACAAATGCATAGACACTCCTCCTTACTCCGTCTCCGCCAAAGTGCGGACGACATTTTTCAAAACCATTATCGTCGTCACGGCGCCGACACCTCCGGGAACAGGCGTAATGGCGGCGGCTTTTGCCGTCGCCGCCGTAAAATCCACATCGCCTACAGTTTTACCGTCAATCCGGTTGATGCCGACATCGATGACAACGGCGCCAGCGGCAATCATATCGGCAGTCACAAAACCGGCCCTGCCTACGGCGGCAATGAGAATATCCGCTTCCGAGGCCAGCACCGCCAAATTCTTCGTCCGAGAATGACAAACCGTTACCGTCGCATTTTGCTTTAAGCACAGCTGCGCCAACGGTTTGCCGACGATATTGCTGCGGCCGATAACGACCACGTGTTTTCCTTCCAAATCAATTCGGTAATACGCCAAAATAGCCATAACGGCCTGCGGCGTACACGGCACAAAAGCGGGCTTGCCCGAGAAAAGACGCCCCATGCTCCGTTCCGTAATCCCGTCGATGTCTTTTTCCGGCGCAATATACTCACTCAGCTTTGCCGCCGAGAGATGCTCCGGCAACGGCATCAAAAGAAGAATCCCTTTAATCTCATCGGCAGCGTTGAGTTTTTCCAGCAACGCCGCTACCTCTTCCGCCGCCGCAGACGCAGGCAGTTGATAGGGATGAAACGGCAGACCGACTTCAACGGCGCGGCGTTGCAACGCCGTACGGTACAGCGCCGACGCCTTGTCGTCCCCGATCTGCACTACAGCCAAACACGGCAACGCTCCTTTTTTTCCCAATGCTGCCAGGCCTTTGATCAGCTGTTCTTTTTCAAAAGCGGCAACACACTTACCGTCCAATACGCGCATCTTTTCTCCTATCGCATAAACGTAACGAAAACATCACTGCCGGGCTCTGCATACGCCTCTGCCGGCGGGTCCTGATAAACGGCATTGCCGCTGCCGTTAGGAACAAACCCCAGTCCGGCGCGATTCAGCCAATCATTGACTTCGCGGTTGTTCCAACCGATAAATGACGGCAAGAGGATCCCCTGGTCCGTTGTTTTCACGTCCGGCATCGTTCTCGTCTTTTTCTGCTCCGTATCTCTCGGAATATTCCCGCTGTCAATCGATCCAGACGGCGCGACGCCTTTGAATCGCACAATGTCCGTCATCATTTCTTTAAAGACCGGAGCCGCGACTTGCGCTCCGTAGTACGTGCCGTTCGGATTATCGACGACGATCAGAACGACATACTGCGGATCTTCCAGCGGCCCGAAACCGATAAAGGAACCGATATACTGCCCTTCAGCGTAGCCCGTTCCTTCCGCATTCAACCGTTGCGCCGTTCCTGTTTTACCACAGAATTGATACCCCTCTATTTTTGCGTTCTGGCCGCCGCCTGACGAAATTTCTTCCGCCATGATTTTGCTGATGGCACGACTGACGTCTTCCGAAATAGGCTGTCCCACTTCTTCCGGCTCCGTCCGCTTGTAAACGGAACCGTCGGGATTATCGACTTCTCGGATAACGAACGGCTTCATCATATGTCCACGATTGGCAATAGCGCCGAATGCCTGCACCATCTGTAAAGGCGTAACGGCAATACTTTGCCCGATAGCCATTGTCGCTTCATCAATATTGCTCATTTTGTCAGGATCAAAGAGGATTCCCTCGCCTTCACCGGGAAGCTCGATACCGGTCGCTTTACCGAAACCGAATCGCTTGGCATATTCCGTCAAGATTTTACCGCCTGTATGAATGCCGATATTCGCCATCCCGGTATTGATTGAATACATGAGTATTTCTTTCAGCGTGACCTTCCCCATACCGGCATCGTCCCAATTATGAATCGTCCTGTCGTCGACATCAATATAACCGACATCATCGTACGTATCGTGAAGCCCCCATTTTCCGGAATCGACGGCAGCCGCCGCCATGATCGGCTTGAAAGTGGAGCCCGGTTCATAAAGATTGACAACGGCCCGGTTTTTATATGCCGCCGGCGAACCTTTCCCGAAATCATTGGGATCAAAATTCGGTCTGCTTGCCATCGCCAGTATCTCTCCCGTCTTGGGATTCATCACGATGATCGCCGCTCCTTCAGGGCGATTTTCCTTCATGATGCCGTCTAGGCCCCGTTCGGCGACAAACTGTATCGTCGTATCGATCGTCAGATGCACGGATCGTTCCTGGTCGGGCAACACCTGTGCCAAGGCGGATTCCAAAATAGGTATATTATTTCTGTCCGTCGTCAGCCGTTGATTTTTAATATCGCCGCGGATATCTTTATCAAGGACCATTTCGATGCCGTCCAAGCCGTGATCGTTATCTCCGACGAAACCGATCAGCTGTGCTGCCAACGTTCCGTTCGGATAATACCTGCGGTTTTCATCAATAAAGCGGAGACCTTTCAAATTTTCCTTGCGAATGACCTCCTCAAGGGCCTTATATTTATCATGATCCATAGTCCGATCCAGCCAAACGAAAGCCGTATCGCGGGAAAGACGCTCCGTCAGTTCGGCTTCGGAAAAGTGCGAATACGGCGCAATATATTTGGCCATTTCTGCCGGCGTTTTTTCGATCATCGTCGGGTCGGCATACAGTGATTTCGTCACTTCGCTGATAGCCAGAATTTTCCCGTCCCGGTCGAGGATCATGCCGCGCGGCGACTGCAATTTGCGGTCTTCTTCCGTCTGCGCATCGGCGCGCTCCGCCAATGAGCCGCCCTGAACGATTTGCAGCCAGCCCAGACGCCCGGCGATGAGACAGCAAACGATGAGCAGACAGCGTCCGCAAAAACTGATCCTCTTCCGTATTTTCTTATGATGTGAATCGTTTGTATTAAGTAACATATTACGTTTCCGCTTTCTCTTGTCGTTTCAGCCATTTTTCGGCAGCCTGAAACAGCGTTTCGGCATCGTTATCCAACTCGTTGCTCTGCACGCGGAGCAGCAGGTTTTTCAAGCAGTTGCCGGTCAACTTGCCGCAATGCGACGGCAAACGCCGATCATAAGCGAGATCCCGCGTACTGACCGGCATCTGGCAGGCAAGATCGGCCAGAAAACGGCCGAACTCCGCTGTGCCCGCCGTTTCCGCCGCCGCGCGGCCGCAGCCGATGATATCAGCGCAAGCCAGCGCAGTCGCCTGCTCAACGGCTTCCATCAATTCGGCCGTCCTCTTGAACGGCCCTTGCTGCGCTTCACGGCGCAGCCATTTATGCAGATCGCCTTGCCCCGTATTGGAAAAATAATGAAACTTCATGTGCGTCTTTACCAGCCAAGAAACCCGTCTGATCAAGTCCGGCGACTTCTGCCAACGCCGTAAAATATCGACGGCCATAGCGGCCCCGCAGGCATCGTGACCGTAATCGGTCAATCTGCCGTCGTGCCTGCCGCGAATACCGGGCAGTCCCTTCGCCATATCATGAAACAACGCGCTATACCGCACCGTCAGCGACGGCGGCGTATGCGCAACGACGGCCAGCGTATGAACCCAGGCGTCATAGGCGTGAAAAGGACGGGACTGCGGCGTCTGCGGCAGATGCGACAACTCCGGCAAGATCGGCACCGGAAGATAGACGCCGTTTACCTTCTGCCGGCAAGAACAGTCGCCAAGTCCGGACCGAACGAGAATATCCAATCCCTTGTACGCCGCCGGCGTTACCAGGAGACGGTCAATCTCGCTGACAACCCGCTCCAAAGAAAGACCGGACACGCGGTCAAAAGCCGCCGGCATCGCACGCTGCAATTCTTTTACAGGTTGAAAGTCCAACTGACCGACAAAACGGCAGGCGCGAAAAAGACGCAGCGCATCTTCACGGAAACGACGCTGCGGCTCGCCGACAGTAACCAATCGTTTTTTCTTCACATCATTCCGACCGTTGACATAATCATAAAGATGGCCGTCCTTATCCATTGCCATGGCATTAACCGTAAAGTCACGGCGCAACACGTCTTCCCGCAACGAATCGGCATACCATACACGTTCCGGGCGGTGGGAATCGCTGCCGTAAGACTCGCCGCGAAAGGTTGCCGTTTCTATGACCTTGCCGTCGACGACCAATACGGTGACAGCGAATCGTTCGCCACGGATTGCCGCAGTATGCCACCCCTGTTTCGCCACAATGCGCCGAATTTCTTCCGGCCTGGCCGCCGTCGTCAGATCATAGTCATGAGGTTCCCGACGCATGAGCAGATCGCGAACGGCGCCGCCGACAACATAGGATTCAAATCCGGCATCATTTAATGCCGTCAAAACCTTTCGTACAGATTGATCCACTATCATCCGCCTCCTCCGTTCGCCCTGCCGGCTCAGTGTTTACCTGTTATTATACCATTGCTGCCTGAGAAATAGCCAGTTTTTTTTGAATATATGCGCGCCGGGGACAAAGCTTCTCGTCGTCGAATATCCGCACATTTACTTTGCGCTGCAAATAGTCCGTGTTATACTAATACACATAACCATGTTAACCATATGACAGAGGAGGTATATATGGATACAGGGCTGATTCATATTTATTACGGTGACGGCAAAGGCAAAACGACGGCAGCCGTGGGCTTGACCGTCCGCTGCGCCGGCAGAGGCGGCAAGGTACTCTTCTGCCAATTTTTAAAAGAAGGGGAAACGGGAGAACTCACGATCCTGAAAAAGATACCGTCCGTTTCGATCCTGCGCGGAAAAGGCTGCGAAAAGTTCACCTTTCAAATGTCGCCGGAAGAATGGGAAACGGCACGCCGCCTGCAAGCGGAGCTTTTTCGTACGACCGTCTGCCGCTGCCGCGACGAAGGCTTCGATATGCTGGTACTTGACGAAATCAATATTGCCTGCCGACTCGGCCTGTTATCTTCGGAAACGGTGCTGTCCTTCTTGCAGACGAAGCCGGAAAAACTGGAAGTCGTCATGACCGGCAGAGATCCGTCAGCAGAACTCATCGCCGCTGCCGACTATGTCTCGGAAATCAGAAAGATTCGACACCCCTATGACCGGGGGATACAGGCTCGCACAGGTATTGAGGATTAACAGAGAAAGGAAAACCTACCGATGGCACTCCATATACAACAAGCCGTTGCAGAAACAAAAGACAAGATGGTCTTTCTGCGCCGATATTTTCACGAAAATCCCGAGCTGTCGCTGCAAGAGACGGAAACCTTAGCCGTTATTAAAAAGGAATTGTCCCTTTACCATATTCCTTATACGCACGTAGAAAACGGCGGCATCATCGCCGTCCTGCAGGGAAAACAACCGGGCCGCACGCTGCTTCTCCGCGCCGATATCGATGCGCTGCCCATTGAAGAGAATCCCTGCAATCTCTCCGGCCGGCGTATCTGCATCTCCCGTCGCCACGGCGTCATGCATGCCTGCGGTCATGACGGTCATACAGCCATGCTGCTGGGTGCGGCTAAAATTCTGTCCGAACACAGAACCGATTTTTCCGGCACCGTCGTCTTCATGTTTGAACAGGGAGAAGAAGAGTCCGGCCCGCTGGAGAAATTACTCCATTATCTGAAAGAAGAAAGCGGTCTCCATATCGACGGCTGCTATGCCACACACGTCCGTTGGGACGTCCCGACGGGAAAGATTGCCATTTTAGATGGCGCTCCTATGGCAGGCGGTTTCGGTTTTAAAATCAAAATCACTGGCAAAGGCGGTCACGGTTCACGGCCGGATTTGGCCAAAAGCCCGATCGACTGTTTCCATGCCTTCTACAATGACCTGCAATCCCTG belongs to Megasphaera vaginalis (ex Bordigoni et al. 2020) and includes:
- a CDS encoding SAM-dependent methyltransferase, yielding MHLLDSFFIHYLHRFDQFCFSVRLHGETYTIGEGTPVFTLVVNKDIPKKDLLASTSLALGEAYMRRDIDIEGDLFTALKCMLKQNDRFSLDRKGLKGLLFQSESKGSQKQQVSSHYDLGNDFYQLWLDPSMSYSCAYFKGDADTLEMAQQQKVHYILEKLHLEKGMRLLDIGCGWGYLLIEAAKKYGVRGYGCTLSREQWHKGQERIRELGLEEQVQIELADYRDLPETKWKFDRVVSVGMLEHVGRSNYMTYMETAEHLLVDGGLFLLHYISGLDERVSNPWMRKYIFPGGTLPSLREIIDLAYDTEFRVLDVESLRRHYYKTLLCWYDNFRKVHDQVEAERGSEFVRMWDLYLCGCAVAFYIGNIDLHQVLMTKGCNNDLPMTRWY
- a CDS encoding bifunctional 5,10-methylenetetrahydrofolate dehydrogenase/5,10-methenyltetrahydrofolate cyclohydrolase, which translates into the protein MRVLDGKCVAAFEKEQLIKGLAALGKKGALPCLAVVQIGDDKASALYRTALQRRAVEVGLPFHPYQLPASAAAEEVAALLEKLNAADEIKGILLLMPLPEHLSAAKLSEYIAPEKDIDGITERSMGRLFSGKPAFVPCTPQAVMAILAYYRIDLEGKHVVVIGRSNIVGKPLAQLCLKQNATVTVCHSRTKNLAVLASEADILIAAVGRAGFVTADMIAAGAVVIDVGINRIDGKTVGDVDFTAATAKAAAITPVPGGVGAVTTIMVLKNVVRTLAETE
- a CDS encoding penicillin-binding transpeptidase domain-containing protein — protein: MLLNTNDSHHKKIRKRISFCGRCLLIVCCLIAGRLGWLQIVQGGSLAERADAQTEEDRKLQSPRGMILDRDGKILAISEVTKSLYADPTMIEKTPAEMAKYIAPYSHFSEAELTERLSRDTAFVWLDRTMDHDKYKALEEVIRKENLKGLRFIDENRRYYPNGTLAAQLIGFVGDNDHGLDGIEMVLDKDIRGDIKNQRLTTDRNNIPILESALAQVLPDQERSVHLTIDTTIQFVAERGLDGIMKENRPEGAAIIVMNPKTGEILAMASRPNFDPNDFGKGSPAAYKNRAVVNLYEPGSTFKPIMAAAAVDSGKWGLHDTYDDVGYIDVDDRTIHNWDDAGMGKVTLKEILMYSINTGMANIGIHTGGKILTEYAKRFGFGKATGIELPGEGEGILFDPDKMSNIDEATMAIGQSIAVTPLQMVQAFGAIANRGHMMKPFVIREVDNPDGSVYKRTEPEEVGQPISEDVSRAISKIMAEEISSGGGQNAKIEGYQFCGKTGTAQRLNAEGTGYAEGQYIGSFIGFGPLEDPQYVVLIVVDNPNGTYYGAQVAAPVFKEMMTDIVRFKGVAPSGSIDSGNIPRDTEQKKTRTMPDVKTTDQGILLPSFIGWNNREVNDWLNRAGLGFVPNGSGNAVYQDPPAEAYAEPGSDVFVTFMR
- a CDS encoding CCA tRNA nucleotidyltransferase, with the protein product MIVDQSVRKVLTALNDAGFESYVVGGAVRDLLMRREPHDYDLTTAARPEEIRRIVAKQGWHTAAIRGERFAVTVLVVDGKVIETATFRGESYGSDSHRPERVWYADSLREDVLRRDFTVNAMAMDKDGHLYDYVNGRNDVKKKRLVTVGEPQRRFREDALRLFRACRFVGQLDFQPVKELQRAMPAAFDRVSGLSLERVVSEIDRLLVTPAAYKGLDILVRSGLGDCSCRQKVNGVYLPVPILPELSHLPQTPQSRPFHAYDAWVHTLAVVAHTPPSLTVRYSALFHDMAKGLPGIRGRHDGRLTDYGHDACGAAMAVDILRRWQKSPDLIRRVSWLVKTHMKFHYFSNTGQGDLHKWLRREAQQGPFKRTAELMEAVEQATALACADIIGCGRAAAETAGTAEFGRFLADLACQMPVSTRDLAYDRRLPSHCGKLTGNCLKNLLLRVQSNELDNDAETLFQAAEKWLKRQEKAET
- a CDS encoding cob(I)yrinic acid a,c-diamide adenosyltransferase, whose protein sequence is MDTGLIHIYYGDGKGKTTAAVGLTVRCAGRGGKVLFCQFLKEGETGELTILKKIPSVSILRGKGCEKFTFQMSPEEWETARRLQAELFRTTVCRCRDEGFDMLVLDEINIACRLGLLSSETVLSFLQTKPEKLEVVMTGRDPSAELIAAADYVSEIRKIRHPYDRGIQARTGIED
- a CDS encoding M20 metallopeptidase family protein, encoding MALHIQQAVAETKDKMVFLRRYFHENPELSLQETETLAVIKKELSLYHIPYTHVENGGIIAVLQGKQPGRTLLLRADIDALPIEENPCNLSGRRICISRRHGVMHACGHDGHTAMLLGAAKILSEHRTDFSGTVVFMFEQGEEESGPLEKLLHYLKEESGLHIDGCYATHVRWDVPTGKIAILDGAPMAGGFGFKIKITGKGGHGSRPDLAKSPIDCFHAFYNDLQSLRMRIVSPRQCLAVSLGSVHSGEALNVIPAELVFSGTCRFFSYEDGGRQFYEAFLSLLEKSCAVYGCTYEILHLPKPLFEVRNQPQCTAIARRAAISCLGQDALGDCEPWMASETFAITSRLYPGVLVFTGIANAEKGSGANHHTPEFDLDEDGLTAGLTMCLAYTQTFLTNRDPIEFTPNPEPLDSLAARNI